In Chiroxiphia lanceolata isolate bChiLan1 chromosome 2, bChiLan1.pri, whole genome shotgun sequence, a single genomic region encodes these proteins:
- the SLITRK1 gene encoding SLIT and NTRK-like protein 1 codes for MLLWILLLETSLCFAAGNVTGDVCKEKICACNEIEGDLHVDCEKKGFTSLQHFSAPTSQFYHLFLHGNSLTRLFPNEFANFYNAVSLHMENNGLHEIVPGAFLGLQLVKRLHINNNKIKSFRKQTFLGLDDLEYLQADFNLLRDIDPGAFRDLNKLEVLILNDNLISTLPPNVFQYVPITHLDLRGNRLKTLPYEEVLEQIPGIAEILLEDNPWDCTCDLLSLKEWLENIPKNALIGRVICEAPTRLQGKDLNETTEQELCKKNRVDSSLAAPPAEEETCDPGPIPTPFKIHGKEDPATPGSAPNGGTKIPVNWQIKTRPTAAVSTVSAKSKLPATVSCPHICSCDQIPGSGLKVNCNDRNVSSLVDLKPKPSNVQELFLRDNKIHTIRKSHFLDYRKLNLLDLGNNNIATVENNTFKNLFDLRWLYMDSNYLDTLSREKFAGLQNLEYLNVEFNGIQMIMPGTFNAMPKLRVLILNNNLLRSLPVDVFAGVSLSKLSIHNNYFMYLPVAGVLDQLTSITQIDLHGNPWDCTCPIVPFKQWAEMLRPKVIMSDLRCESPEDFFKEDFESLSNDVICPQLKILPTLTSTNKNSTGLTETGTHSNSYLETSRVSISVLVPGLLLVFVTSAFTVVGMLVFILRNRKRSKRRDANSSASEINSLQTVCDSSYWHNGPYSTDGAHRVYDCGSHSLSD; via the coding sequence atgctgctttggaTTCTGTTGCTGGAGAcatctctttgttttgctgctggaaacGTTACAGGGGACGTTTGCAAAGAGAAGATCTGTGCCTGCAACGAGATAGAAGGGGATTTGCACGTAGACTGTGAGAAAAAGGGATTTACCAGCCTGCAACATTTCAGCGCCCCAACTTCCCAGTTTTACCATTTATTCCTGCATGGTAATTCCCTGACTCGACTTTTCCCTAATGAGTTTGCTAACTTTTACAATGCGGTCAGTTTGCACATGGAAAACAACGGTTTGCATGAGATTGTTCCTGGGGCTTTCCTTGGGCTGCAGCTGGTGAAACGCTTGCACATAAACAACAATAAGATCAAATCGTTCAGGAAGCAGACTTTCCTGGGGCTGGACGATCTGGAATACCTCCAGGCAGATTTTAATCTATTGCGGGATATTGACCCGGGAGCATTTAGGGACTTAAACAAGCTAGAAGTGCTGATTTTAAATGACAATCTCATCAGCACCTTGCCCCCGAACGTGTTTCAGTACGTGCCGATCACCCACCTCGACCTGCGGGGAAACCGTCTTAAAACCTTGCCTTACGAGGAGGTCCTGGAGCAGATCCCAGGCATTGCTGAAATCCTGCTAGAGGATAACCCCTGGGACTGCACTTGCGATCTTCTGTCGTTGAAAGAATGGCTGGAAAACATACCTAAAAACGCTTTGATCGGCAGAGTGATTTGTGAGGCTCCCACTAGGTTGCAGGGCAAAGATTTAAATGAGACCACAGAGCAAGAGCTGTGCAAAAAGAACAGAGTAGATTCTAGCCTAGCTGCTCCCCCTGCTGAAGAAGAAACCTGCGATCCTGGTCCTATTCCAACCCCCTTTAAAATACATGGCAAAGAAGACCCTGCCACGCCAGGATCTGCTCCAAATGGAGGTACAAAGATTCCTGTCAACTGGCAAATCAAAACCAGACCCACTGCTGCTGTGTCGACAGTGAGTGCGAAGAGCAAGCTACCAGCTACCGTGTCCTGCCCACACATCTGCAGCTGTGATCAGATCCCTGGCTCGGGTTTAAAGGTTAATTGCAATGACAGGAATGTGAGCAGCTTGGTGGATTTGAAGCCCAAGCCATCCAATGTGCAGGAGCTATTTCTGAGAGACAACAAAATACACACCATAAGGAAATCCCACTTTCTGGATTACCGAAAACTTAATTTACTTGATCTGGGCAACAACAATATTGCTACAGTGGAGAACAACACCTTCAAGAACCTCTTTGATCTCCGATGGCTCTACATGGATAGCAACTACTTAGATACACTGTCCCGGGAGAAATTCGCTGGGCTGCAAAACCTGGAGTATCTGAACGTGGAGTTTAATGGGATCCAGATGATTATGCCTGGCACCTTCAATGCAATGCCCAAATTGAGAGTCCTCATCCTCAACAACAACCTACTGAGGTCTCTCCCAGTAGACGTGTTTGCCGGGGTCTCGCTTTCCAAGCTGAGCATACACAACAATTATTTCATGTACCTCCCAGTGGCAGGGGTGTTGGATCAGCTCACCTCCATCACCCAGATTGACCTGCACGGCAACCCATGGGACTGTACTTGCCCTATTGTGCCTTTCAAACAGTGGGCGGAGATGCTGCGCCCCAAGGTGATTATGAGTGACCTGAGGTGCGAGTCCCCTGAAGATTTCTTCAAGGAGGATTTTGAGTCTCTCTCCAATGATGTGATTTGCCCTCAGTTAAAAATCTTGCCCACATTAACTTCTACAAACAAAAACAGCACCGGGCTGACAGAGACAGGTACTCACTCCAACTCCTACTTGGAGACCAGTCGGGTCTCTATTTCGGTGCTAGTGCCAGGGCTCCTGCTGGTTTTTGTGACCTCTGCCTTCACGGTGGTTGGCATGCTGGTGTTCATCCTGAGGAACAGAAAACGGTCCAAGAGGAGGGATGCCAACTCCTCTGCATCTGAAATCAACTCCTTGCAGACGGTCTGCGACTCGTCCTACTGGCACAACGGGCCCTACAGCACCGATGGGGCCCACAGGGTGTACGACTGCGGTTCCCATTCCCTGTCGGACTGA